A genomic segment from Drosophila miranda strain MSH22 chromosome 3, D.miranda_PacBio2.1, whole genome shotgun sequence encodes:
- the LOC108158823 gene encoding ras and EF-hand domain-containing protein homolog isoform X1, whose protein sequence is MQNVEKQRGKAIQKVEPEPESEPLPAESEHLVVRKDREEEKEQKEEEEDTSSKIKTRSRFSAAFRSLSKPKAKKEKEQEAKSEEEAPTQLEDVDSTDSGAAGKTLKKKSLTRRLLLGGLKKTPKVRPHSLATSDEISVLDASLERVETAQDEDPDPDTSAPSASSSGTLLHITISGKKVEPAKAKSRSKTRAKSSASETDYLTPTAEASTGKATAGGKKKATTTTTVTTKDTSSTRTTKLIVAKKKQQSTPKPAEAKAATAAAAAAAAAAATERLATAAEAGGKIAITESTRDTPPRERAPAKPSRVQVQSTSSTGAVRKSSSSKKLELLQQQQQRGHRLSRQVATNATTVATPESNQVPALEAPPSPEPEPPTCPPPPLPVVNEQSAEDAVSSAESAQAVNPSPVVRFAVGSAVRSPLSAYEAAVAALANQPPSSSEEPSDSSLRRLSFAQQQLVLSDHDSIEGRRETLHYHSVASEYSNEDSVSSESEEQSVKDPATANPMPAFGDLTMDQEMEPAIMTSTSEKREHLYKILVIGELGTGKTSFIKRYVHQFFSQNYRATIGVDFALKVLQWDGNTIVRLQLWDIAGQERFGNMTRVYYKEAVGAFIVFDVTRSGTFDCVSKWKEDLDSKVQLPDGSPIPCILLANKCDQEKQGIITNPEKMDEYVRENGFAGWFETSAKENINIDEASRALVNKILINDKLITGDLADGEKFNLNSTSDATGTETKNKCSC, encoded by the exons ATGCAAAACGTCGAAAAGCAGCGGGGAAAAGCCATACAGAAAGTGGAGCCAGAACCCGAATCAGAACCgttgccagcggagagcgaGCACTTGGTGGTAAGAAAGGAcagggaggaggagaaggagcagaaagaggaggaggaggacacCAGCTCCAAAATCAAGACCCGTTCACGCTTCTCGGCCGCTTTTCGTAGTCTCTCCAAGCCAAAGGCCAAGAAGGAAAAGGAACAAGAAGCCAAGAGCGAGGAGGAAGCCCCCACGCAGCTGGAGGACGTCGACAGCACCGACAGTGGAGCCGCTGGGAAGACTCTGAAGAAGAAGAGTCTGACccgccgcctgctgctggGCGGTCTGAAGAAGACCCCAAAGGTTCGACCACACAGCCTGGCCACCAGCGATGAGATCAGCGTGCTAGACGCCAGCCTCGAGCGGGTGGAGACAGCTCAAGACGAAGACCCGGACCCAGACACCAGTGCACCAtccgccagcagcagcggcaccCTCCTCCATATAACCATAAGCGGGAAGAAAGTCGAGCCGGCCAAAGCCAAGAGCCGCAGCAAGACTCGGGCGAAGAGCTCAGCCAGCGAGACGGATTACCTGACACCAACGGCAGAGGCGTCGACGGGCAAAGCCACAGCGGGTGGAAAGAAAAAGGCGACCACTACCACAACGGTGACTACCAAAGACACGAGCAGCACTCGGACGACAAAGCTGATTGTGGCCAAGAAGAAGCAACAGTCGACCCCCAAGCCAGCAGAGGCAAAGGCAGCGACAgccgcagcggcagcggcagcggcagcggcagcgacagAACGACTCGCGACAGCTGCAGAGGCAGGAGGGAAAATCGCTATCACCGAGAGCACACGAGATACGCCGCCCAGAGAGCGGGCCCCGGCCAAGCCGAGTCGCGTTCAGGTTCAGTCTACCAGCAGCACCGGAGCCGTTCGCAAGTCATCCTCCAGCAAGAAGCTGGAATtgctgcaacaacagcagcagcgcggACACCGCCTTTCGAGACAAGTCGCCACCAACGCCACAACGGTGGCCACCCCAGAGAGCAACCAAGTGCCGGCCCTAGAGGCGCCACCCAGTCCAGAGCCGGAGCCGCCCACGTGTCCGCCCCCACCCCTGCCAGTCGTGAACGAGCAGTCTGCCGAAGACGCCGTGTCCTCAGCGGAGAGCGCCCAGGCCGTCAATCCATCGCCCGTGGTCCGTTTCGCCGTAGGTAGCGCCGTGCGCAGTCCCCTCAGTGCATACGAGGCTGCCGTGGCCGCGTTAGCCAATCAGCCGCCCAGCTCCAGCGAAGAACCCAGCGACTCCAGCCTCCGGCGACTCAGCTTtgcccagcagcagctcgTTCTGAGTGACCACGACAGCATCGAGGGCAGAAGGGAGACCCTGCACTATCACTCCGTGGCCAGCGAGTACTCGAACGAGGACTCCGTGTCCTCGGAGAGCGAGGAGCAGTCCGTCAAAGATCCAGCCACTGCGAACCCCATGCCGGCCTTTGGTGACCTGACCATGGATCAGGAAATGGAACCG GCCATCATGACGTCAACCAGCGAGAAACGAGAACATCTGTACAAAATTCTAGTCATCGGCGAGCTAGGCACAGGAAAGACGTCCTTTATCAAGCGCTACGTGCACCAGTTCTTCAGCCAAAACTATCGGGCCACCATTGGCGTGGACTTCGCCCTGAAGGTGCTCCAGTGGGATGGCAACACGATAGTGCGCCTGCAGCTGTGGGACATCGCCGGCCAGGAGAGATTCGGCAATATGACGCGAGTCTACTACAAGGAGGCGGTGGGGGCGTTCATCGTGTTCGACGTGACACGCAGCGGAACCTTCGACTGTGTGAGCAAGTGGAAGGAGGATCTGGATTCGAAGGTGCAGCTGCCAGACGGGAGTCCCATACCCTGCATACTGCTGGCCAATAAG TGCGATCAAGAGAAGCAGGGCATCATCACGAATCCGGAGAAAATGGATGAGTATGTGCGGGAGAACGGGTTCGCCGGCTGGTTCGAGACATCCGCCAAGGAGAACATCAACATCGATGAAGCGTCCCGCGCCCTTGTGAATAAG ATACTCATCAACGATAAGCTGATAACTGGCGACCTGGCCGACGGTGAAAAGTTCAACCTGAACAGCACCAGCGATGCAACTGGCACGGAAACCAAAAACAAGTGTTCCTGCTGA
- the LOC108158823 gene encoding ras-related protein Rab-32 isoform X3: MTSTSEKREHLYKILVIGELGTGKTSFIKRYVHQFFSQNYRATIGVDFALKVLQWDGNTIVRLQLWDIAGQERFGNMTRVYYKEAVGAFIVFDVTRSGTFDCVSKWKEDLDSKVQLPDGSPIPCILLANKCDQEKQGIITNPEKMDEYVRENGFAGWFETSAKENINIDEASRALVNKILINDKLITGDLADGEKFNLNSTSDATGTETKNKCSC; the protein is encoded by the exons ATGACGTCAACCAGCGAGAAACGAGAACATCTGTACAAAATTCTAGTCATCGGCGAGCTAGGCACAGGAAAGACGTCCTTTATCAAGCGCTACGTGCACCAGTTCTTCAGCCAAAACTATCGGGCCACCATTGGCGTGGACTTCGCCCTGAAGGTGCTCCAGTGGGATGGCAACACGATAGTGCGCCTGCAGCTGTGGGACATCGCCGGCCAGGAGAGATTCGGCAATATGACGCGAGTCTACTACAAGGAGGCGGTGGGGGCGTTCATCGTGTTCGACGTGACACGCAGCGGAACCTTCGACTGTGTGAGCAAGTGGAAGGAGGATCTGGATTCGAAGGTGCAGCTGCCAGACGGGAGTCCCATACCCTGCATACTGCTGGCCAATAAG TGCGATCAAGAGAAGCAGGGCATCATCACGAATCCGGAGAAAATGGATGAGTATGTGCGGGAGAACGGGTTCGCCGGCTGGTTCGAGACATCCGCCAAGGAGAACATCAACATCGATGAAGCGTCCCGCGCCCTTGTGAATAAG ATACTCATCAACGATAAGCTGATAACTGGCGACCTGGCCGACGGTGAAAAGTTCAACCTGAACAGCACCAGCGATGCAACTGGCACGGAAACCAAAAACAAGTGTTCCTGCTGA